The following coding sequences are from one Nitrospirota bacterium window:
- a CDS encoding HAD family hydrolase: MIAPASPAIPTPRRDRRVAAFFDVDNTLLPGSAIEVGFFRYLWRKGHVGSREASRSLWYLLQHLPALSLHPLRERKLYLEGKRPAEIEPLAAEFVHSEVCPRLSTASLAALERHRDSGHHLVLITGSLDFLIAPLAGHLKVDLALAAIPERRDGRYTGLIVPPYPYGEGKRRLVETFAKEAGIVLQDSYAYGDSPGDAETLRLVGHPLVVNPIRGMGRIARREGWRIERWE; the protein is encoded by the coding sequence ATGATTGCACCCGCATCGCCAGCGATTCCAACCCCGCGCCGAGACCGTCGCGTGGCCGCCTTTTTCGACGTGGACAACACGTTACTCCCCGGCTCCGCGATCGAGGTAGGCTTCTTCCGCTATCTCTGGCGCAAGGGACACGTGGGGTCGCGGGAGGCGAGCCGCAGCCTCTGGTATCTGCTGCAACATCTGCCGGCCCTGTCCTTGCACCCGTTACGCGAGCGGAAACTGTATCTGGAAGGCAAGCGGCCGGCCGAGATCGAACCGCTGGCGGCGGAATTCGTACACTCTGAAGTATGCCCCCGCCTTTCCACTGCCAGCCTGGCGGCGCTGGAGCGGCATCGGGACTCAGGCCATCACCTGGTGTTGATCACCGGCTCGCTGGATTTCCTGATCGCCCCCCTGGCCGGCCATTTGAAGGTGGACTTGGCCCTGGCCGCGATTCCGGAGCGGCGCGACGGCCGCTACACCGGCTTGATCGTGCCGCCCTATCCTTATGGAGAGGGCAAGCGCCGGCTGGTCGAAACCTTCGCCAAGGAGGCGGGCATTGTCTTGCAAGACAGCTATGCCTATGGGGACAGTCCCGGCGACGCGGAGACGCTGCGGCTCGTCGGCCACCCGTTGGTGGTGAACCCGATCCGAGGCATGGGACGGATCGCGCGGCGCGAAGGCTGGCGGATCGAGAGATGGGAGTAA
- a CDS encoding radical SAM protein, with protein sequence MRITEIFHSIQGESSYAGQSCVFVRLTGCPLRCTWCDSEYTFSGGIDMPLEAVLAKVKAYGCPLVEVTGGEPLHQPEAFTLVTRLCDEGYEVLVETSGAIDTAPLDRRAHVILDVKCPGSGMLDRMHWPNLARLTKQDEAKFVIKDRADYDWACGIVKQYDLAARCTVLFAPVFGELDPQHLAEWILADRLPVRFQLQLHKFIWAPDMRGV encoded by the coding sequence ATGCGCATCACGGAAATCTTCCATAGCATCCAGGGCGAGTCGTCCTACGCGGGGCAGTCCTGTGTCTTCGTCCGGCTGACCGGCTGTCCCTTGCGCTGCACCTGGTGCGACAGCGAGTACACCTTTTCCGGCGGGATCGACATGCCCCTGGAGGCGGTGCTGGCCAAGGTCAAGGCCTACGGCTGTCCGCTGGTGGAGGTAACGGGCGGCGAACCCTTGCACCAGCCGGAGGCCTTCACCCTCGTCACCCGGCTCTGCGACGAGGGCTACGAAGTCCTGGTCGAGACCAGCGGCGCGATCGATACGGCCCCGTTGGACCGACGCGCCCATGTGATCCTGGACGTGAAGTGTCCCGGCAGCGGGATGCTGGACCGGATGCACTGGCCGAACCTGGCACGGCTCACCAAGCAGGACGAAGCCAAGTTCGTGATCAAGGACCGGGCGGACTATGACTGGGCGTGCGGGATCGTGAAGCAGTACGATCTCGCGGCGCGCTGCACGGTGCTGTTCGCGCCCGTGTTCGGCGAGCTGGACCCGCAGCACCTGGCCGAATGGATTCTGGCCGACCGGCTGCCGGTGCGGTTCCAACTGCAATTGCACAAGTTCATCTGGGCCCCGGATATGCGGGGGGTGTGA
- a CDS encoding leucyl aminopeptidase, whose translation MASVDVHVKQGRIETEADEVLVLHHYEGETGLHDEAATVDRALKGLLRDLLKSGEFEGKNGQTVLLHTHGKIPAKRVLLVGLGRKKDAKLDQVRQAMGTVAKKVRQAGARSFTTPLHGRAIADTTGLLLAQAMVEGAILGGYQFTAYRSDRDKNSKDLTRIRFVAAGASEAAQIREGARRGLAGAEATMFVRDLCNHPSNVMTPSRIAAEAKRIGKERGVTVKVLEQRAVEKLGMGAFLGVARGSHEPPKFIILEYRGPAGRASGNGGGSKPIVLVGKTITFDTGGISLKPAENMEQMKADMTGGAEVLATIRAISRLKLPLHVIGLLPATENMPGGRAIKPGDILRTLSGKTVEVQNTDAEGRLILADGLAYATRLKPKAIIDIATLTGACAVALGQFAIGLLGNDESLKRRVQQAGLTAGERAWEMPLWEEYFEQLRSDVADMRNIGGRGGGMITAALFLSKFVGDCPWVHLDIASTDWSERERAYVSKGPTGIGTRLLIQYLLNEAER comes from the coding sequence ATGGCATCTGTTGACGTACACGTGAAGCAAGGCCGCATCGAAACCGAGGCGGACGAGGTCCTGGTGCTCCACCATTATGAGGGCGAGACCGGACTGCACGACGAAGCCGCCACGGTGGATCGGGCGCTCAAGGGACTCTTGCGCGACTTGCTCAAGAGCGGCGAGTTCGAGGGGAAGAACGGCCAGACGGTCCTCCTGCACACGCACGGCAAGATTCCCGCCAAGCGCGTCCTGCTGGTCGGGCTGGGCAGGAAGAAGGATGCGAAACTCGACCAGGTGCGGCAGGCCATGGGCACGGTCGCCAAGAAGGTCCGGCAGGCCGGCGCCAGGTCGTTCACCACGCCCCTGCACGGCCGCGCGATTGCCGACACGACGGGACTGCTGTTGGCCCAGGCGATGGTGGAAGGGGCCATCCTGGGTGGCTACCAGTTCACCGCCTACCGGAGCGACCGGGACAAGAACTCGAAGGACCTGACCCGCATCCGCTTCGTCGCCGCCGGGGCGTCGGAGGCGGCGCAGATCCGGGAGGGGGCCCGCCGGGGTTTGGCCGGCGCCGAGGCGACGATGTTCGTGCGCGACCTCTGCAACCATCCCTCCAACGTGATGACACCCTCGCGCATCGCGGCCGAGGCCAAGCGGATCGGCAAGGAGCGAGGCGTCACGGTCAAGGTGCTGGAGCAACGCGCCGTGGAGAAGCTCGGGATGGGCGCGTTCCTGGGCGTGGCGCGGGGCAGCCACGAGCCGCCCAAGTTCATCATCCTGGAATATCGGGGACCGGCCGGGCGGGCCTCGGGCAACGGAGGCGGGAGCAAGCCCATCGTGCTGGTCGGCAAGACCATCACGTTCGACACGGGCGGCATCTCGCTCAAGCCGGCCGAGAACATGGAGCAGATGAAGGCGGACATGACCGGCGGCGCCGAGGTGCTGGCGACGATCCGGGCGATCTCGCGCTTGAAGCTGCCGCTGCACGTGATCGGCCTCCTGCCGGCGACCGAGAACATGCCGGGCGGGCGGGCGATCAAGCCGGGCGACATCCTGAGGACCCTCTCGGGCAAGACCGTGGAAGTGCAGAACACGGATGCGGAAGGACGGTTGATCCTGGCGGACGGGCTGGCCTATGCCACGCGCTTGAAGCCGAAAGCGATCATCGACATTGCGACCCTGACCGGGGCCTGTGCGGTAGCGCTGGGGCAATTCGCCATCGGCCTGTTGGGCAACGACGAGTCGCTCAAACGCCGCGTCCAGCAGGCCGGGCTCACCGCCGGCGAGCGGGCCTGGGAAATGCCGCTCTGGGAGGAGTATTTCGAGCAACTCCGGAGCGACGTGGCCGACATGCGCAACATCGGCGGCCGGGGCGGCGGGATGATCACCGCGGCGCTGTTCCTCAGCAAGTTCGTGGGCGACTGTCCCTGGGTGCACCTGGACATCGCCAGCACCGATTGGAGCGAGCGCGAGCGAGCCTACGTGTCCAAGGGCCCCACCGGCATCGGTACCCGCCTGCTGATCCAATACCTGCTGAATGAAGCCGAGAGGTAA
- the nagZ gene encoding beta-N-acetylhexosaminidase has protein sequence MAHSLRDKIGQLFMLGFMGTSVTPELADFIATYKPGGVILFRRNLESVAQIVRLTNDLQKLSPHSPLLISIDQEGGRVSRLPAGFTIFPPCAALGACGSYDLAYAAASVTATELRAVGINMNMAPVLDVHTNPANPIIGDRAFGSDPALVSDLGEATFKGLQDNHVVACGKHFPGHGDTTADSHKELPLVNGSRERLEAIELPPFHHAFQRGLASLMTAHVLYPALDGQYPATLSPAILTGLLRGQMGFDGLVLTDDMEMQAILDHYGIGDASVRAFQAGADVILICKEQALQVTALETFARAVEDGTIPQARVEASLRRVALVKTRFLHPYKPADLTSATVAVGTGSHRALHAQLLQAAARLKASA, from the coding sequence ATGGCTCACTCGTTGCGCGATAAGATCGGCCAGCTCTTCATGCTGGGGTTCATGGGCACTTCGGTCACGCCCGAGTTGGCCGATTTCATCGCCACCTACAAGCCGGGCGGAGTGATTCTCTTCCGGCGCAATCTGGAGAGCGTCGCGCAGATCGTCCGGCTGACCAATGACCTGCAGAAACTGTCCCCTCACTCGCCCCTGCTGATCTCGATCGACCAGGAGGGGGGCCGGGTCTCTCGACTGCCGGCCGGCTTCACCATCTTTCCCCCCTGCGCCGCGCTGGGCGCTTGCGGCTCCTACGACCTGGCCTATGCGGCCGCTTCGGTGACGGCGACCGAGCTGCGCGCCGTCGGCATCAACATGAACATGGCGCCGGTGCTGGACGTCCATACGAACCCGGCCAATCCGATCATCGGCGACCGGGCCTTCGGGTCCGATCCGGCCCTGGTGAGCGATCTGGGCGAAGCCACCTTCAAGGGGCTCCAGGACAACCACGTCGTGGCTTGCGGCAAACATTTTCCCGGCCACGGGGACACGACCGCCGACTCCCACAAGGAACTGCCCTTGGTAAATGGCTCGCGCGAGCGGCTGGAGGCAATTGAACTGCCTCCCTTCCACCATGCGTTTCAACGAGGCTTGGCCAGCCTCATGACCGCCCACGTCCTCTACCCGGCGCTGGACGGCCAATATCCCGCGACCCTCTCTCCGGCGATTTTGACCGGCTTGCTCCGTGGACAGATGGGCTTCGACGGCCTGGTTCTCACGGACGATATGGAAATGCAGGCGATCCTGGACCACTATGGGATCGGCGATGCGTCGGTCCGCGCCTTTCAAGCCGGGGCGGATGTGATTCTGATCTGCAAGGAACAGGCATTGCAGGTGACAGCCCTGGAGACGTTCGCTCGGGCCGTGGAGGACGGGACGATCCCCCAGGCGCGGGTCGAGGCCTCGCTCCGACGGGTCGCCCTGGTGAAAACACGCTTCCTCCATCCCTACAAGCCGGCCGACCTCACGTCGGCGACGGTGGCGGTGGGGACCGGCAGCCATCGAGCCTTGCACGCGCAGCTGCTCCAGGCTGCCGCCCGCCTGAAAGCCTCTGCGTGA
- a CDS encoding MFS transporter, which yields MTEQVQTTPVGRRELWAWCLYDFANSSFTTLIVTVAYSVYFVQVVARDLGQDGTAERVWFWGYAISMLIVALLSPSLGALADARAAKRTGLIASTLVCVACTALLFFVQAGDVWMGLLLFAVANIAFDLGFMFCSAFLVELAPPEAMGRISGYGWGLGYAGGLLSLAIAYPLISGGFTESNLPLYRTSFVVTAGFFLLASLPTFLWLQERAVPQQREGPSLWRDAFGRLAQTARRLRQYRDLSTYLIAYLIYTDAINTVIVASGIFANKVLDFSPGDLIIYFLITQVTAGLGAVWFGRLADRIGSKRTISLTLLIWIGLAGCAAIVQTQAQFYAIGLVAGAVLGANQSASRTLVAQFTPVGRQAEFFSFFSVTGKFAAVIGPMVYGEVTAWTGSQRWAILSMAVFFALGLLAFQAVDERRGRAAAQSVDKS from the coding sequence GTGACCGAGCAGGTCCAGACGACCCCGGTGGGACGCCGGGAACTCTGGGCCTGGTGCCTGTACGACTTCGCCAACTCCTCCTTCACCACCCTCATCGTCACCGTCGCCTACAGCGTCTATTTCGTGCAAGTGGTCGCGCGCGACCTGGGGCAGGACGGCACCGCCGAGCGCGTCTGGTTCTGGGGCTATGCGATCTCCATGCTGATCGTGGCCCTGCTCTCGCCCTCGCTCGGCGCCCTGGCGGACGCCCGCGCGGCCAAGCGGACGGGCCTGATCGCCTCCACCCTCGTCTGCGTCGCCTGCACCGCCCTGCTCTTTTTCGTCCAGGCCGGCGATGTCTGGATGGGCCTCCTCCTCTTCGCGGTGGCCAATATCGCCTTTGATCTGGGGTTCATGTTTTGCAGCGCGTTTCTGGTCGAGCTGGCCCCCCCGGAAGCGATGGGGCGCATCTCCGGCTACGGATGGGGCCTGGGCTATGCGGGGGGACTCCTCTCGTTGGCGATCGCCTACCCGCTGATCAGCGGCGGCTTCACGGAATCGAATCTGCCTCTGTACCGGACCAGTTTCGTCGTGACCGCCGGCTTTTTCCTGCTCGCCTCACTCCCCACCTTCTTGTGGCTGCAGGAGCGGGCGGTGCCGCAGCAGCGGGAGGGCCCGTCCCTCTGGCGGGACGCCTTCGGGCGACTCGCACAGACCGCTCGCCGACTCCGTCAATACCGGGATCTTTCTACTTACTTGATCGCCTACCTGATCTACACCGACGCGATCAACACGGTCATCGTCGCGTCGGGCATTTTCGCCAACAAAGTCCTGGACTTTTCTCCGGGCGATCTGATTATCTACTTCCTGATTACGCAGGTAACGGCCGGCCTCGGCGCCGTCTGGTTCGGGCGGTTGGCGGATCGGATCGGCTCGAAGCGGACCATCAGTCTCACGCTCCTGATCTGGATCGGCTTGGCTGGCTGCGCCGCCATCGTGCAGACCCAGGCGCAGTTCTATGCGATCGGACTCGTGGCCGGCGCGGTGTTGGGCGCCAACCAAAGCGCCAGCCGCACGCTTGTGGCGCAGTTTACCCCCGTCGGGCGGCAGGCCGAATTTTTCAGTTTCTTCTCGGTCACGGGGAAATTCGCCGCCGTGATCGGCCCCATGGTCTACGGGGAAGTCACGGCCTGGACGGGCAGCCAGCGCTGGGCTATTCTTTCGATGGCGGTCTTTTTCGCGCTCGGCCTGCTGGCGTTCCAGGCGGTGGACGAGCGGCGGGGCCGGGCGGCGGCACAGTCAGTCGACAAGTCCTAA